Within the Candidatus Saccharibacteria bacterium oral taxon 488 genome, the region CGCTACTAGTGCTACCGGGGATGCTTCGAGGTACGGTGCAGCGTGGAGCGCGAATCCCATTCGGGCCGCTACTAATCGTTGGCTTTCTTATCTCGTGGTTTTTTGGTGCCAGGATCGTGGATTGGCTTATCGTGATTTGATAGTGCTTATGCTATAATAATGAGCATATGAAGCGGTGGCAATCCGGGTTTACAATCGTTGAAGTGGTGTTGTTCTTGGCGATCACTGGCCTGTTGACCGTTGGCTTGTTAGCTGGCGTGAGTGCTGCACTGCGCCAACAACAATACCATGACGCTGTTCAATCGTTCGCCGGCTTTATTCGTGATCAGTATAGCCGAGTGATTAGTATCGAGAATGATCGGGGCGATCGCGACACGTGTCCTGTTAAGGGTGCAACAAACGACGGAGCTCGGGGCCAGTCGAATTGCGTTGTCGTTGGTCGCTATGTCAAGTCGACGAATTCCGAGGCACGTTCATTTACTGCCTATCCGCTGTACGCCCTGAAGCGCTCGGGAGTGTGGACGTATAGTTACAGTGAGAGTGAGGCAAGTACCTACACGGTTGGCTGGGGTGCGCAGGTACGCTCGCTCACGGCAACTAATACGATTGGTAGAGAACTGGCTCTATTAATATACCGCGATCCAGATAGCGGGCAGGTTATCGTACGCACGAATGACGCGCCGTATTCACCAGCTAATATTAATAATTTTATTCGCAATATGCAGCCGAATGGCGGTATGTATACGGCCGATTTACAGCTGCGGCAGCGAGAGTTTTGTATCTATGATACTGGCTGGTCAGTTGGCCAGAGGCTGTCAGTCTTTCTGGGGGCAAAGGCCGGCTCGAGCGAGGCAGTGACGGTCGGTCATGCGACAAAGGGGTGCGATAATGAAGCGACGGCATAGCGCGCGCGGCGACACGATCATTGAAGTGGTAATGGCGGTAGCAATGTTTAGCATGCTGGCGATCGGTATCATGGCACTCATGAACAGCGGTATTGCTATGGCGCAGCGATCATTAGAGTTGACGCTTGTGCGGCAACAGATTGATAGTCAAGCAGAAATGCTGCGCTACATTCACGACAAGTCGTCTCAGGCCGGCAGCTCATTTGCTACCCTCTGGGACGCAATGAAAGGTCGGACCATTGACCACGCCAATTCGCTACTGAATGTTAATCGATGTCCAGAGGCAATGCCGAGTGGGGGATTTGCACTAGCGCCCAGCAAAAATACCTTTCAGTTGATTACCAATAGGTATGAATTATCGCCGACATATGCCAAGATTTCAACTGCCCGAAATCCAATTTCTTTAGGTATTTCAATCCAGCTGGTGCGTGTTGAAGGCGGCCGCGCCTATGATGCGTATATTCAGGCCTGCTGGATGAGTGTGGGGACTGACCGGCCAATGACCACGGGGACGATTGTGAGGATGTATGACACAGCGGTATAGACGATACGGGTTTACCTTGATTGAACTGATGCTGGCGATGGCATTTGTGTCGGTGTTGCTACTGGCGATTGCTACGATAGCGATCCAGGCTGGCAAGCTGTATAATCGAGGTCTCACGCTCAAAAGTATCAATCAGTCCGGCCGCGAAATTAGCGATAGCTTGCGGCGCGACTTTTTGCAGGCTAATGCTGGCAAGATAAGTGGTAATGCTAGTTCGGCCGTTGTCATGGTGCAGGCGGGTGGTACTGATCGGAGCGGCCGACTCTGCCTCGGTGACTATTCATATGTCTGGAATGTGCCAAAGGTTGTCTCTGGAGAAGTGAAGTCCGGCGCGGGTATTATTACCGAGGTTGGCGGGCCGCATTCTGGTCGTCCGATTAATTTTGCTCGAGTGATTGACCCAGATGGCATGCTGTGCCAAAAAAATGAAACAACGGGGGCGTATATGTCAACGGTCGCGACGGATAAGGTGACGCATCTTCTCAAGCCAGCCGGGTCGAATGATGTGGTGTTGGCAATTCATCACATGAAAGCAGCGCGAGTGGCGGGTGATAGCGGGGCAGACAGTCTGTATCGTTTGGAATTTGTCCTTGGAACCAGTCAGCTTGAGGCGGTCAATACAGCTAATGGCACCTGTAAGCCACCGGCGGATAACAGTGAGAATCTCGACTTTTGCGCAATAAATAGCTTTGAGATGATTGTGAGGACAAATGGATAAAATAGCGAGAAATAATCAATTAGGTGCAGTATCGTTATTTGCAGTGATCTTTGCGACACTGCTACTAACGGTTTTGATGCTCGGCTTCATGCGGCTCATAATGGTTGATCAGCGACAGGCCCTGAATAATGAGCTGTCACAAAGTGCGTACGATGCGGCCCTGTCCGGTGTTGAAGACGCCAAGCGAGTCGTGCGTGCCTGTCAAAAAGGAGATAACGGCGGTAAGGCTTGCGAGCAGTTACGACTGCCTAATGACTGCAAAGTGGTCGCACGTGCGGGTGTTGCCGGTAATGTGACCGCTAAAGAGACACTGATTCAGTCACGTCGCTCAGGGGATGGTAAAGAGTTCAACCAAGCCTATACCTGTGTCAATATTACGATGGATACGGAAGATTTCCTGGTAAGCATACCCGAAGGGTCATCTCGTCTCGTACCACTAAAAGCCAAATCTGAATTTAATAAAATTGTCCTCGAGTGGTTTACTAAAGAGGATGCGAACGGTAACGTGGCTGCTGGGCGAGTAAAGAATGCTGCTTCGGCGTCAACTTCGCTGCCGGCGTACAGTGATTGGGATGAGTCGCCGTCTCGTCCTGCACCCGCGCTATTACGCACTCAGATGATTTTTCCAGGTGATACATTCGACCTTGCTAGTCTTGATAGCTCTCGTGTTGCGACGATGTTCCTTTATCCACGGACGCTGAGTGTTCCCGGGCCGACGAACGGAGGTGTATCGGCAATTAATCTACCGCGAGCGGGCGGTGGTGGGCAATTTAACAATGCTCCGACACCGGTGAGCTGTTCTCCGGATTTTGCTAATAGTGGCTATTCGTGCCGAGCCACAATTGATATATCGCCTGTTACAGTCGCCGCCAGCGTTAATTCATTCTTGCGTTTGACGCCGCTATATCGCATGTCACACGTACGAATTGCCCTGCGTAATGGTGCAGAACCGGTCAAGTTTGATGGCGTTCAGCCGGCGGTCGATGCGACTGGTCGTGCTAGTAATGTGTTTCGGCGGGTTGAAGCACGCCTCCAGATAGGTGACGATTTCCCGTATCCTGAAAATGCCATTGATCTTGAGAACAGCCTCTGTAAAGATTTTTCGGTGACCGAAGGCAGCGTAACGCCGGGTAGCTGTCGGCCGTAATGTCTTAGGGGTCTATCTCGTATCACTGTGAAAGCGTTCGTGGACGTCTTTGAGGTGCTGGTCGGTGACGTGTGTGTAAATCTGGGTCGTGGCGATATTGCTATGACCAAGCATCGATTGTACCGCCCGTAGGTCCGCTCCATTCATCAGAAGGTCGGTGGCAAAGCTATGACGCATAGTGTGCGGGCTAACGTGCTTGGTGATGCCAGCAAGTCGGGCATAGTGCGATACCATCCGCTGGATTGAGCGAGCACTCAGCCGACGATAATCGCCGGAAACTGATGGCTTTGCTAGGCGCCTGCTATAGCTGATGAATAGAGCCGGCAAGCTGTCACTTCGCGCATCAAGGTAGTTTTTGACGTGCTCGGCAGCGGACATTGAAACGAATACAGGCCGGTCTTTCTGGCCCTTGCCGCGCACCATAAACTCGCGTCGAGCGAGATTTATGTGGTCACGGTTCAAGTTAACAAGCTCCGACACGCGCAGTCCGCTCGAAAACAAAAGCTCAATGATTGCTCGGTCGCGAAGGCCCGGCTCATTGTCCAGCGGGATCTGCTCAATTAGTCGTACCACCTCGTCGTAGTGAAGAAATGTGACTTGTTTGCGAACGGTTTTTGGTAGGGTAATCTTGTCGGCCGCCAGTGATGAGATGTCTCGTTGTGATAAATACGTCAATAATCCACGCAGGGCGATCAAGTGATAGTTTTGTGTAATTAACAACAATTCTTCACCGGTGTTGCTATTTTTATAACGGTTTAACCAGAGGCGATATTTACGAATTGTCTCTGATGTTATTTTTGCAACATCAATATCACCAGCAAAATCAATGAAGCGTTCAAGGTATAGTTTGTAGTTCTCAATGGTGCGAGGACTGCGTCCACCCTCAACTTCTAGGTGTTCCAGGAAATCTGCTAATGCTTCGGAGAAATACATAGGTTAATTTTAACAACATCTATACCGTTTATCAAATGGCTAGTTTTTGCTATGATGAAGAAAATAATACACGAAGGAGGCGTATGGCTGAGTCAAAAAAGAAGAATATGTGTGGCATTGAACGAACACTGATTGTGTTCAAGCCTGATGCAGTACAGCGGGGGATCGTCGGCGAAATCCTGCAGCGGTTTGAGCGTGTTGGCCTCAAGATTATCGGTGTCAAGATGGTTGCTCCGGGTCGTGAGCACTACTTTGCGCACTACGAAACGATTGGCAAGATGGTGACCCGTCGTGGTGAAGAAATTTTTGACATGACGCTTGATATGATGATGGACGGGCCGGTTATCGCTATGGTTCTTGAAGGAGTTGAAGCGGTTGCCGTGGTGCGTAAAATTGTTGGCCCAACCGAGCCAAAGTCTGCCGATATGGGTACGATTCGTGGTGACTATTCGCATGTTAGCTTTGGCTACGCCAACGAGTGCCAGAAGGGTGTGCCGAACTTGATTCACGCATCGGGTGATCCTGACGAGGCGGCGCAAGAAGTCGCCCACTGGTTTAAACCCGAAGAGTTGATGGATTATGCGACGTTAAACGAAAAGTTTACTCGGTAGCATTGTCGCGACCGACGACCACCCGTGTTATAATTAACACGGGTGGTTTTTTATGTGTGCCTCGGTAGCTCAACTGGATAGAGCAGATCCGTCCTAAGGATAAGGTTGTAGGTTCGACTCCTGCCCGGGGTACCAAAGAATTATGACGAAGAAAGCCAAATTAGATAAATCATTTGATGGCCAGCGCGATGGCGAGGAGTTGCTGTTTGTGTTTCGCCGGCATATTATTGCTATGCGTAAGGGTTTTTATCTATTACTCATCCCGATGACGATTGGCGCGCTGCCGTATCTTATTTGGCAGGATAATCTCAATCTTTTATGGGTATTTCTCGGCAGCTTCATCTTTGGACTCGTTCTGTTTGGTTATCATTTTTTAATGTGGTTTTATACATATTACATTGTGACAAATCAGCGACTTCGCCAGATAACGCAGCATGGTTTTTTTGGTAAGGATGTAATTGAACTTAAACTAGCGAAAGTCCAGAATATCAGTTATGTCGTGCCTGGTTTTACGGGCGAAATGTTCAAATTTGGTACAATAGTTATTCAGACGTTTGTCGGGGACCTTGTCATTAAAAATGTCGAGCACCCAGATAAGATTTATAATAAGCTGCAAGATGCGGTGGACCTCGCTGCTGAAAGGAGTGATCATGCTAAAGAAGACAACGAAGGGTAAGAAAAAGGACAAACGCTCACTGCCGTCACGGATTACCAATGACACGGTCGCGGAGCATCGCGAAAAGGTGCTGGCTGGTGGGCGCAAACACAAATACCCGATACAATACTCCAAACATAAACTAGTCTGGAACACGGTATTTATTAGTATTGCTGGACTCGTGACGGTGATTGTCCTATTGTATCTGCAACTCTATGTCTGGAAGGACACAAGCGATTTAGCATATCGTATTACCAAAATTTTGCCGCTACCGGCCGGTTCAGTTGAAGGGGAATTTGTGCGCTATAGTGATTATTTACTATATAACCGCGGTAATATGGCGGTGCTTAAGACTCAGGGTCAAGATCAGGCTGGTGATAAAGTCGCTTTTCAGCGGCAGCGGGCCATGAACCAAGCGGTGCAGGATGCATATGTGCGTAAGCTAGCGAGAGAAAGGGGTATATCAGTTGATGATCGAAAAGTTGATGAAGAGATGGACCGCCAGCAAAAGGATGCCGGCCTGTCAAAAGAAGCCTACCGTTCGGCGGTAAAAGATATGATTGGCTGGTCGCTTGATGAGGCGCGTGATGGCATTAGGGCATCGCTGCTGCGCTGGGAAGTATCGTTTGCCGTTGATGAAGCGGCGGCCAACCTTGTTAAGGAAGTTGAAGCACAGCTCAAGGCCGGTAAATCGTTGACCGATGTCGCGGCGGCGTTAGGCGAACGAGTACAAGTAATGCCAGAGACTGTTGTTCCGAAGACCAACAAAGACGGTGGCTTGACCGAGGCGGCGATTAGAACCGCAGATGGCACGATCTCTGGGGTTATTAAGCCGCTCGGTGGCGATGGCTACTACTTTGTTCAGCCACGCTCACGGGATAACGGTTCAATCACCTACTCATACCTCAAGATTCCATTGACGACATTTAAAGCTAATTTTGATAAGTTGATCAATGACAAGAAAGTTACCTATTACGTTCATCTTGATCAGCCAGCCGAACAAAAGTCTGGTGAGTCTGGTGAGTAGAAATAGCCTCCGGCCTGCTCGTCATCATCTTTGCGAAAGCCTCACTCATCTGCTATAATTCTTGGGGAGACGTGCCGCTGTAGCTCAGTTGGTAGAGCGGCGCTTTCGTAAAGCGTAGGTCACCGGTTCGAATCCGGTCAGCGGCTCCAGAACAGCATGAAGAACCATATTACAAACACATTACGACAGATAATGAAAGACCGCTGGCTACTTGGTCTTGTTATTGTTAATATCTTACTAGCGTCAATAATTATTATCTCCTTTGCTGTTACTATCAAGCCTAAAGAAACCCAAGTTATTGTTCAGCATAGTGCATTTAGTGTGACGGGGCTTTATCGTGGTCACTGGTATTCGCTTTGGACGTATGGCGTGTTGCAGCTTATGATTACGGTTGGGCACATCATATTGAGCGCTAAGCTTGCTGTGGTACAGCGTCGAGACTTAGCACTGGCACTTCTTTGGCTCACAATCGCTATATCAGTTATACTAGCACTGTTTGCTTACTCAATAATCGTAATCGCGTCGGTGGTGTAGAATTATGGATATAGAAATACCACTTGGTAAACGAAAGCCGCTCTATCGATTTTTAGAGATTCTGCCGGGTCTGTTGAGCTATGGTGCAATTATTCTTCTTGTCATACTGTCGATTTTTAGTCCACTGCTTGCGTCACTCTATCTGCTTATTATCATCCTGTCGATGATGGTGCGCGTGGTTGGCATTACCTATCATATGGTCGCTGGCCGTGCCAGGATGGATAAGGCGTGTCTGATCAATTGGCATGCGCGTCTTGAAGATCTCGAAGATCCGCAGGCGGTATATGCACGTATTCGTGACCAGCGACAGAAGGAGGTCGGCTTTGCAGAGCACAAAGAAAACTTACGTCTCATTGCTTCTGCACAGCCAGGGTTTTTCCCGAAACCATCTGAAATTTATAATGCAGTCATCATGCCAGCCTATAATGAGAGCATTGAGGTAATCGAACCAGCCATTCAAGCAGTAATCGCTACTACGTATGATAAAAAGCGTATGATTATGGTATTTGCGTATGAAGAGCGAGGCGGTAAGGATATTGACACAACTGCCAAGACACTGCAAAAACGCTATGGCAAGTATTTTCACGCCTTTCATATCGTCAAGCATCCAAAAGACATTCCGAATGAGGTGATCGGCAAGGGTGGCAATATTACACATGCCGGGCGCTGGCTGAAGGGGTGGCTTG harbors:
- a CDS encoding type II secretion system protein, with the translated sequence MKRRHSARGDTIIEVVMAVAMFSMLAIGIMALMNSGIAMAQRSLELTLVRQQIDSQAEMLRYIHDKSSQAGSSFATLWDAMKGRTIDHANSLLNVNRCPEAMPSGGFALAPSKNTFQLITNRYELSPTYAKISTARNPISLGISIQLVRVEGGRAYDAYIQACWMSVGTDRPMTTGTIVRMYDTAV
- a CDS encoding type II secretion system protein, with protein sequence MKRWQSGFTIVEVVLFLAITGLLTVGLLAGVSAALRQQQYHDAVQSFAGFIRDQYSRVISIENDRGDRDTCPVKGATNDGARGQSNCVVVGRYVKSTNSEARSFTAYPLYALKRSGVWTYSYSESEASTYTVGWGAQVRSLTATNTIGRELALLIYRDPDSGQVIVRTNDAPYSPANINNFIRNMQPNGGMYTADLQLRQREFCIYDTGWSVGQRLSVFLGAKAGSSEAVTVGHATKGCDNEATA
- a CDS encoding PH domain-containing protein; translated protein: MTKKAKLDKSFDGQRDGEELLFVFRRHIIAMRKGFYLLLIPMTIGALPYLIWQDNLNLLWVFLGSFIFGLVLFGYHFLMWFYTYYIVTNQRLRQITQHGFFGKDVIELKLAKVQNISYVVPGFTGEMFKFGTIVIQTFVGDLVIKNVEHPDKIYNKLQDAVDLAAERSDHAKEDNEG
- a CDS encoding nucleoside-diphosphate kinase, whose translation is MCGIERTLIVFKPDAVQRGIVGEILQRFERVGLKIIGVKMVAPGREHYFAHYETIGKMVTRRGEEIFDMTLDMMMDGPVIAMVLEGVEAVAVVRKIVGPTEPKSADMGTIRGDYSHVSFGYANECQKGVPNLIHASGDPDEAAQEVAHWFKPEELMDYATLNEKFTR
- a CDS encoding prepilin-type N-terminal cleavage/methylation domain-containing protein, whose amino-acid sequence is MTQRYRRYGFTLIELMLAMAFVSVLLLAIATIAIQAGKLYNRGLTLKSINQSGREISDSLRRDFLQANAGKISGNASSAVVMVQAGGTDRSGRLCLGDYSYVWNVPKVVSGEVKSGAGIITEVGGPHSGRPINFARVIDPDGMLCQKNETTGAYMSTVATDKVTHLLKPAGSNDVVLAIHHMKAARVAGDSGADSLYRLEFVLGTSQLEAVNTANGTCKPPADNSENLDFCAINSFEMIVRTNG